CCACTGATAATCTGCCATCAATCCTCCCAACGCATCTATACAATCATTAAAACAATTGCCATGATCAGCACACACAAGGTCATGGCCACCAGTCCGGCCAGTGTGCTTTTTGCAATTCCCAAGCCATGTTCTTTGGCCATCCCTGCATAATAGGCCCCCATCAACCGGTCGGCATACACGTAGACCATATAAAAAAGTATGATCATGACAAGAAAAAACGACTTGTGATAGTCTCCATCCGGCCCTTTTTCCAAAAGTTTGTGTTGGCGCACGATTGCCAATACCGGGCTGATGATAACGGCCATCATATTGGCACTAAACGCACAACTCACAATCCGCAAGGTCTGTGCAAACCGTCCCGGCCCCCGGAACAGCCGTATTGCAGCGTGCAGCAGCAACGGTGTGAGTATGTAGAACAAGGCATTCTCAAGGAGCATGCCGCCAAATCGCCCCATCCTTTGCCTGAGACAAAAACCGCATCAATCATCACACCGATCTGAGTCACCAAAAATGTGGCAATTAAAAAAAATGTCCAAAATTTTACATCCACGGCCTTAGGCAGGTTCGCCACGAATACTTTCGGTTTGATCAGCAATCCCTTGGCAGCCGGCAAATAATCTTTCATAAAAATACTCCCTTGATGATTTTTCAATTTATCCACCCCTATTATACATAGTCTTTCACCACGACCGCATGGAAAACCGCGCTGTGTCGAGGGAAACTTTTTTTTGAAATATAATTTAATTCCCCTGAGAAGAAAGGCATAATTGACACCTCAGGAAATCCATCTGGCCTGGCAAGCCGGTGCGACGATGGTCAAAATATTTCCTTCTAAATTTTTCGGACCGGACTATTTCAAGGAAATCAAGAGACCCTTCAGCACTGTCCGTCTTCTGGCCTGCGGTGGTATTACACCGGAAAATTTAGGGACGTATAAAAAATGCGGTGCTGATGGATTTGCTGTTGGTGGAAGTATTTTTTCAAAATCACGGCTTGATCAGGATGATTTCACCGCCATCGGAGAAAATCTCAAGCAGTATCTGGCAGCTTACAAAGCCGCCGCCGCATAGTCAAACCGACTAATTTTCCTCATTGGGTTTGCTACACCCTACCATACCATGCCGGAACATGGCCCGTTCCATAGGATCTACCAATTGACCGGGAAATGGAAATGCCACGGCACGGCTCAAAAGCAAACGATCAATCAGATACGCCAGAAACCGAACCGCATAGTCCGGCTCATAATTAAATTCTTTATTCATCAATGCATCCACCACGCCATAGCGATCAGCCTTTTTCTCAAATTTAACCATAAAGACACACTCGCCGGTCCAGCTGCGATGAAAAAACAGCCGGTCTTTTTCCATATAGATAAACCACTTCTCATCCTTATCCTCATGATTGAGACCATAACTAAGTCTGCGAAACTCTTTCGCATTGAACTTACGTGTATAATCAAGCTTAATACCGGGAGAAACCAGCGATTTAATTTTCCTGTCTTTTTTGGTCACGATTTTCATTTTTTGTCTGCGATGAGGTGCTTTTTCGGTTTTTTTCATATCAATCTCTTCGGTGGTAAAGCCGGCATAATTCAAAAACCCTTCCTGAAAAATTTTTTTCAGGATTTCTTTTCGCTTACTCATCCCATACTCCTTCAAACAAATTAATCCTATTGGATGTTTTGTTTTTTCAACGATCAGTGTTGATAAATATGTGAACAACAGATGCCGCACGTGCATATATTTATGTGCAAAGAATTCAAAAAAGATATAAAAAAAAAGATAAAATTGCAAGTAAAATATTTAACATTGCTACACTGAGCCACTAAAAACACCACCGACTTCATCCATGTCCACAAGTTCACTGTCTTTCCCAGCAAGACTCATGCGTATCGTTCCGGCATAAGCATAATATTGCCCTGTCTTTATAAAAATAGCTTTAAAAATACTTTTAAAACTGTTAAATTTAAAAAACTAATCCAAACCGACCCTTTGCCACTTATCTTAATGCAAGAAAACGTTGTAA
The bacterium DNA segment above includes these coding regions:
- a CDS encoding bifunctional 4-hydroxy-2-oxoglutarate aldolase/2-dehydro-3-deoxy-phosphogluconate aldolase, translated to MTPQEIHLAWQAGATMVKIFPSKFFGPDYFKEIKRPFSTVRLLACGGITPENLGTYKKCGADGFAVGGSIFSKSRLDQDDFTAIGENLKQYLAAYKAAAA